The proteins below are encoded in one region of Tachypleus tridentatus isolate NWPU-2018 chromosome 4, ASM421037v1, whole genome shotgun sequence:
- the LOC143249139 gene encoding 14-3-3 protein zeta-like yields MDKDELVQRAKLAEQAERYDDMAAAMKQVTEMGVELSNEERNLLSVAYKNVVGARRSSWRVISSIEQKTEGSERKQQMAKEYREKVEKELKEICYDVLGLLDKFLIPKASNAESKVFYLKMKGDYYRYLAEVATGDQRNSVVEESQKAYQEAFDISKTKMQPTHPIRLGLALNFSVFYYEILNSPDKACQLAKQAFDDAIAELDTLNEDSYKDSTLIMQLLRDNLTLWTSDTQGDGEEPTETQDN; encoded by the exons atggatAAAGACGAGCTGGTACAGCGGGCTAAACTTGCAGAGCAGGCCGAGAGGTATGATGATATGGCAGCAGCTATGAAACAAGTTACAGAAATGGGCGTGGAACTGAGCAATGAAGAAAGGAATTTGCTGTCGGTAGCTTATAAGAACGTTGTTGGAGCAAGGCGAAGTTCATGGAGGGTTATTTCAAGTATAGAGCAGAAAACTGAAGGAAGTGAAAGGAAGCAGCAAATGGCCAAAGAATACCGCGAAAAGGTTGAAAAAGAACTAAAGGAAATATGTTACGATGTGTTG GGTCTTTTAGACAAGTTCTTGATTCCTAAGGCTAGTAATGCAGAAAGCAAAGTGTTTTATCTAAAGATGAAGGGAGACTATTACAGGTACCTGGCTGAAGTTGCTACAGGGGATCAGAGAAATA GTGTTGTGGAGGAGTCTCAGAAAGCCTACCAAGAAGCATTTGATATTAGTAAGACAAAAATGCAGCCAACACATCCTATTCGGTTGGGTCTTGCTTTGAACTTCTCAgtgttttattatgaaatactGAACTCTCCTGACAAGGCTTGCCAGTTAGCAAAACAG gCTTTTGATGATGCTATTGCAGAATTAGACACACTGAATGAAGATTCTTACAAAGACAGTACATTAATCATGCAGCTTCTGAGGGACAACTTGACA TTGTGGACGTCAGACACGCAAGGTGATGGAGAAGAACCGACAGAGACACAAGATAATTAA